A region of Spiroplasma endosymbiont of Crioceris asparagi DNA encodes the following proteins:
- a CDS encoding PTS transporter subunit EIIC → MEKFYKYPELFKIRKDISEYKNEILILKNKIQLVKNEIQENELTKNEVEVNFKSFKKAELIKYKIKLKKDLNAAKKERKDINKIYEEYKNTVEVNLEISKNKKDDVILKEEKVILNLQNELAELRLKIKEQKNNKLFLEKKFKQEFNKFNPIRQSDKKQIIEKIKQAKLEAKQNIKKIKLEFKEKINLIKKSNFKRKNQKINEEILKRNELISLEKEKTSELLLEKAAIGTSNKVTSFKMIKKAYFWSNSKMIKSKYVNTIKDTMLTVLPFVLFGSLCNLIINVVLDFDEGSFFNFFYFTNNDKVIIEDITNLLNFIRSATIGMLGLVIVFVSSYKFSKYYDCNQLINSILCVIVYIILNNPFISNTYTFGDILSDKGIFAGFLISFVVVQLNDMISKMTFIKKINLNNIAASELKESFRNLVSISIIIFGSIFIAFIFYTCTPFLDKISPHDFPKTNKKNLMEVLSWIIELPIYLICKSNYLLGSILTISSWNILTWFGINASSVLGFLFQDSLLFAINKDHHHWLNNLLNNNFIQCGGAGSTFVFVLALIFFTKRTDFKLVAKLSLIFAIFNINEPLIYCLPVIFNLTFLIPLVLAPVMGLIIVHISIIENLMPIPTNITAWTTPPILGAFISSNGSIGAVVTIILILISQFLVYIPFVLLDNKLYKKFYIKDNEKELSLKDRILKDYDEQFFGELM, encoded by the coding sequence ATGGAAAAGTTTTATAAATATCCCGAATTATTTAAAATTCGTAAAGATATATCTGAATACAAAAACGAAATTTTAATTTTAAAAAATAAAATTCAGTTAGTCAAAAATGAAATTCAAGAAAATGAGTTAACTAAAAATGAAGTTGAAGTGAATTTTAAATCTTTTAAAAAGGCTGAATTAATTAAATATAAAATTAAATTAAAAAAAGATTTAAACGCTGCTAAAAAAGAGCGAAAAGACATCAATAAAATTTATGAAGAATACAAAAATACAGTTGAAGTAAATTTGGAAATAAGTAAAAATAAAAAAGATGATGTTATTCTAAAAGAAGAAAAAGTAATTTTGAATTTGCAAAATGAATTAGCAGAACTTAGACTTAAAATTAAAGAACAAAAAAACAATAAGTTATTTTTAGAAAAAAAATTTAAGCAAGAATTTAATAAATTTAACCCAATAAGGCAATCAGATAAAAAACAAATAATTGAAAAAATTAAACAAGCCAAACTAGAAGCTAAACAAAATATCAAAAAAATTAAATTAGAGTTTAAAGAAAAAATAAACTTAATTAAAAAGTCTAATTTTAAAAGAAAAAATCAAAAAATTAATGAAGAAATTTTAAAAAGAAATGAATTAATTAGTCTTGAAAAAGAAAAAACAAGTGAACTTTTATTAGAAAAAGCCGCAATAGGAACTTCAAACAAAGTTACTTCTTTTAAAATGATTAAGAAAGCATATTTTTGATCTAATAGTAAAATGATTAAATCAAAATATGTTAACACAATTAAAGATACAATGTTGACGGTGCTCCCATTTGTTTTATTTGGGTCTTTATGTAACTTAATAATTAATGTTGTTTTAGACTTTGATGAAGGATCATTTTTTAACTTTTTTTACTTTACCAATAACGACAAAGTAATTATTGAAGATATAACAAATTTATTAAATTTTATAAGGTCGGCAACCATAGGTATGTTGGGATTAGTCATTGTGTTTGTTAGTAGTTACAAGTTTTCAAAATATTATGATTGTAATCAATTAATTAATTCAATATTGTGTGTAATAGTTTACATAATTTTAAACAATCCATTTATTAGTAATACATATACATTTGGAGATATTTTATCTGACAAAGGTATATTTGCTGGTTTTTTAATTTCATTTGTTGTAGTGCAATTAAACGATATGATTAGCAAAATGACATTTATTAAAAAAATTAATTTAAATAATATTGCTGCAAGTGAACTAAAAGAATCATTTAGAAATCTTGTTTCAATATCAATAATTATTTTTGGTTCAATTTTTATTGCATTTATTTTTTATACTTGCACGCCATTTTTAGATAAAATATCACCACACGATTTTCCAAAGACTAATAAAAAAAATTTAATGGAAGTTTTATCATGAATTATTGAATTGCCAATATACTTAATATGTAAATCAAATTATCTTTTAGGAAGTATATTGACAATTTCTTCTTGAAATATACTTACATGATTTGGAATTAATGCTTCATCAGTGCTAGGATTTTTATTTCAAGACTCATTGTTATTTGCAATTAACAAAGATCATCATCATTGACTAAATAATTTGTTAAATAATAACTTTATTCAATGTGGCGGAGCTGGATCGACTTTTGTGTTCGTTTTAGCGTTAATATTTTTTACAAAAAGAACTGACTTTAAATTAGTGGCAAAGTTATCACTTATATTTGCAATATTTAACATTAATGAACCATTGATTTATTGTTTACCAGTTATATTTAATTTAACATTCTTAATCCCATTAGTATTAGCACCAGTTATGGGATTAATAATTGTTCACATATCTATTATTGAAAATTTAATGCCAATTCCAACTAACATAACTGCTTGAACAACACCACCAATACTAGGAGCCTTTATATCATCTAATGGTTCAATTGGGGCTGTAGTTACAATAATACTAATACTAATTTCACAGTTTTTAGTTTATATACCATTTGTTTTATTAGACAATAAACTATATAAAAAGTTTTATATAAAAGATAATGAAAAAGAGTTAAGTTTAAAAGATAGAATTTTAAAAGATTATGATGAACAATTCTTTGGAGAATTAATGTAA
- a CDS encoding PTS transporter subunit EIIC, whose product MELVDFNLDYKKNIHILNKEILDTKLAIKNNRKKIIDIKDEIYHFKKEVTWTIKSVKNETKQEIKLIKSEKTISLRDKQKEINKKEVLQMQSLFFLKNKQTEKLTILYEKIEQIKFENDNLKVKIMQIKKDIDDLKEEIKKIHLARLNDKQYNETLTRFKEVKSNVNKEKRIFKKLNREKINDLFETFEKNNSDIKYPRFQIFKMNLLQLKPFKNDKEEKLYELLVEYNKIKSEQKFVIEQSKENIKAFSKRIDLKYANFNIKKISLNFWENTIFRTYKFTNSTFISSLRSGYFSLIPFILIGAFAIFFNNIILNDKEGSWLSLFHLSKGFHNVIKNLDVFGEVLYKSTYGIISVLLCITVSISLSNYYKINKLVATCTTLACFIVMIPNFATDFDLLGTKGLFMAIIVSMSVVFLYNKLRNLNRFATMRFIAINKTITKAIEPMILIIVLILIYATISSCVYLIGREIGLIQIGELKPIIINNMFDVIEVIIQKIFSVLRNNIFNTFIVIIIWQFFWFIGVRSSDIINPAIEHVNDSFGSVSVESIYNPSFLSHGISDGIMALLILIILFSKRKEWKFVALISFIPVFFNINEPILFGLPIILNPIFFFSFLIAPIIGAGIGYFAMYYNIVQSFDEQVLNSNFPVFIGSIITTKSVLGLFISIIIVLLQMLIYFPVIKISNKNIDKELIYKANIDKERLKKLNKKIDSYLT is encoded by the coding sequence ATGGAATTAGTAGATTTTAATTTAGATTATAAAAAAAATATTCATATTTTGAACAAAGAAATACTTGATACAAAATTAGCAATTAAAAATAATCGAAAAAAAATTATAGACATTAAAGATGAAATTTATCATTTTAAAAAAGAAGTTACATGAACAATTAAATCTGTAAAAAATGAAACTAAGCAAGAAATAAAATTAATTAAGTCAGAAAAAACTATTTCGCTTAGAGACAAACAAAAAGAGATTAACAAAAAAGAAGTTTTACAAATGCAATCATTGTTTTTTTTAAAAAATAAACAAACTGAAAAACTAACTATTCTTTACGAAAAAATTGAACAAATAAAATTTGAAAATGACAATTTAAAAGTCAAAATAATGCAAATTAAAAAAGATATTGATGATTTAAAAGAAGAAATAAAAAAAATTCATTTAGCAAGATTAAATGATAAACAATACAATGAAACATTAACTAGATTTAAAGAAGTTAAATCAAATGTTAATAAAGAAAAAAGAATATTTAAAAAATTAAACAGAGAAAAAATTAATGATTTGTTTGAAACATTTGAAAAAAATAATAGTGACATTAAATATCCTAGATTTCAAATCTTTAAAATGAATTTATTGCAATTAAAACCTTTTAAAAATGATAAAGAAGAAAAATTATATGAATTATTAGTTGAATATAATAAAATTAAAAGCGAACAAAAATTTGTTATTGAACAAAGTAAAGAAAATATTAAAGCCTTCTCTAAACGAATTGATTTAAAATATGCCAATTTTAATATTAAAAAAATCTCATTAAATTTTTGAGAAAATACAATTTTTAGAACATATAAATTTACAAACAGTACGTTTATTTCTTCTCTAAGAAGTGGTTATTTTAGTTTAATTCCATTTATATTAATTGGTGCCTTTGCAATATTTTTTAATAATATTATTTTAAATGATAAGGAAGGTTCATGACTAAGCTTATTTCATTTAAGTAAAGGTTTTCATAATGTAATTAAAAATTTGGATGTATTTGGTGAAGTTTTATATAAATCAACTTATGGAATAATATCGGTTTTATTATGTATAACGGTTTCTATTTCATTATCAAATTATTATAAAATTAACAAACTAGTGGCAACTTGTACTACTCTTGCATGCTTTATTGTTATGATTCCCAACTTTGCAACTGATTTTGATTTACTTGGAACAAAAGGTTTGTTTATGGCAATAATTGTTTCTATGAGTGTAGTTTTTTTATATAACAAATTAAGAAATCTAAATAGATTTGCAACCATGAGATTTATTGCAATTAATAAAACAATTACAAAAGCAATTGAACCAATGATTTTAATAATAGTTTTAATATTGATTTATGCAACAATATCTTCGTGTGTTTATTTAATTGGTCGCGAAATTGGATTAATACAAATTGGGGAATTAAAACCAATAATTATCAATAACATGTTTGATGTTATTGAAGTGATTATTCAAAAAATCTTTAGTGTTTTAAGAAATAATATTTTTAACACATTTATAGTTATAATTATTTGACAATTTTTTTGATTTATTGGTGTGAGATCATCAGATATTATTAACCCAGCTATTGAACATGTAAATGATTCATTTGGTTCAGTTAGTGTTGAAAGTATTTATAATCCAAGCTTTTTAAGTCATGGTATTTCTGATGGGATTATGGCCTTATTAATTTTAATAATTTTATTTTCGAAAAGAAAAGAATGAAAATTTGTTGCATTAATTTCATTTATTCCAGTGTTTTTCAATATTAATGAACCAATCTTATTTGGTTTGCCAATTATTTTAAATCCAATATTCTTTTTTTCATTTTTAATTGCTCCAATTATTGGAGCAGGAATTGGTTATTTTGCAATGTATTATAATATTGTTCAATCATTTGATGAACAAGTTTTAAACTCAAATTTTCCAGTATTTATTGGTTCGATAATTACTACAAAAAGTGTTTTAGGTTTATTTATTTCAATAATAATTGTTTTATTACAAATGTTAATATATTTTCCAGTAATTAAAATTTCTAATAAAAATATTGATAAAGAATTAATTTATAAAGCAAATATTGATAAAGAACGACTTAAAAAATTAAACAAAAAAATTGATAGTTATTTAACATAG
- a CDS encoding ROK family protein, whose amino-acid sequence MSKYVLSVDLGATTAKCCVFKNNEILKEFVVESGQKPNIVKRIFEKFNELNNFLKINKLEYICFAVCGVVDNKTGNVLLSVNLGWENYPLKKEIKTIFNVDNVFVLNDAKAAIYGEWSKSLNKEPTSMLMYTIGTGIGGAVIFDKKLVFGDNAFLASEPGHGGGFQNTNECSCKLSGCIEPISSATGIERILNEKAKTSHGELNKIYCSLNRTIKIIDIKDLFKKDDQETIEIFKYCLEPLAKQIAILTHVFDFSCIVVGGGPSQLGIKLVTIIKEHLKKYLLPDFFKKINLRISNIGNLAGAIGAFEFGKDNI is encoded by the coding sequence ATGTCAAAATATGTTTTATCAGTAGATTTGGGCGCTACCACAGCGAAGTGCTGCGTTTTTAAAAATAACGAAATTTTAAAAGAATTTGTTGTTGAATCTGGGCAAAAGCCAAACATTGTAAAAAGAATTTTTGAAAAGTTTAATGAACTAAATAATTTTTTAAAAATTAATAAATTAGAGTATATTTGTTTTGCTGTATGCGGAGTAGTTGATAACAAAACTGGAAACGTTTTATTATCAGTGAATTTAGGTTGAGAAAATTATCCACTAAAAAAAGAAATTAAAACTATTTTTAATGTGGATAATGTTTTTGTTTTAAATGATGCAAAGGCTGCGATTTATGGTGAATGGTCAAAATCATTAAACAAAGAACCAACTTCAATGTTAATGTATACAATTGGCACCGGAATTGGTGGAGCAGTTATTTTTGATAAAAAATTAGTTTTTGGCGATAACGCATTTTTGGCCAGTGAACCAGGACATGGTGGTGGTTTTCAAAACACAAATGAATGTTCATGCAAATTAAGCGGGTGTATTGAACCAATTTCTTCTGCTACAGGAATTGAAAGAATTTTAAATGAAAAAGCAAAAACTTCTCATGGTGAACTAAATAAAATTTATTGTTCTTTAAATAGAACAATAAAAATAATTGATATAAAAGATTTGTTTAAAAAAGATGATCAAGAAACTATAGAGATATTTAAATATTGTCTTGAACCACTTGCAAAACAAATTGCTATATTAACACACGTATTTGATTTTTCTTGTATTGTAGTTGGTGGTGGACCCTCACAACTAGGAATCAAGTTAGTAACTATAATAAAAGAACATTTAAAAAAATATTTATTGCCAGATTTTTTTAAAAAAATTAATCTAAGAATATCTAATATAGGTAATTTAGCAGGAGCAATAGGTGCTTTTGAATTTGGGAAAGATAATATATAG